Sequence from the Tenrec ecaudatus isolate mTenEca1 chromosome 6, mTenEca1.hap1, whole genome shotgun sequence genome:
TGAGAGTACACACTGGATTTTGCAATAAAACCCACAAATCAGTGTGAAGTAGAAACCTGTGAAAGAAGGAAAACTTACTTCCCACTGAAAGGAGCAAGGGAAAATTGGTAAGCCTGCATCCCGACCACGGCAGACAACAAAAAAGCGCCAACTATCTGGTTCTTGCTCTCAGAAATTTCACTGTAATCAACTATCTGGTTCTGGCTCTCAGAGATTTCACCGTCATTGGCACTTAATTATGTGTGGATGAATATAACTTCTCTTTGCCTTTTTCAGCCTTTGTGGGGAGTAGCAgaggtggacacacacacacacacacacacacacacgcacatgatgTCTCGAAATGACAGAGCTGTTTGTCTCTGTTCCCTTGGAGGCCGTTTAATAAGAACTGCACTGTCACCACCGGAGTAGCAGCAGAGGGCCAGGCAGGGCAGTGGAGTAGACAGCCGCAAGCTTGCAGTTGGAGATGAGTTAATAGTACCTCACAGATCCTATAGACCTTTTAGCATCTTTGTGAGGGGTCTTTGTGGTCTCAGCAATTCCAGTTGTGTAGAGCCAATGAGATAGTTTTCTTTAGAATACAGTGGGCTTTATAAGTTGGTAGACCTTCGCATATGTTGATTATGAGCCACTGACTAGCATGAAGACCTCAGGCAATTCACTTAACCTCTTTGATCTGAACCACACAAAGAAGCATCTACCTGTGGAGGTGACGTGGCTCAAGCAGAAGTAAAGCATGTACCATGACACACGAGCCAATCCATGGTGATTCCTCTTTCTCCTACTATATGCCCTGGGCCTGGGATAAGGAAAGACTTAATCGTTGCTTATCTGTGAGACATTTCCCTTACTATAAATCGCAAACAGATATCACCATTATTATGAGGAATTGCCACCTAAACTATAGGTAAAGTTAACAGTCAAGCAAACGCCAGACTCCCACCAAGATCACCTGTCTTTCTGCAGAGGCTTTCTGAGGCTTTGAGTAAGAACAGATTCTACAGGGGCTCCCGGGTCAAGTTATGCTTGAAAATCCTGATTGAAAACTGGTCTTGATATTATAACTATAACTCAATGTCCCTACCTTACTCTGCCTCTTCCACCTCTAGAAATAAACACTTCACCTTTGAATGTTAGACATGATTTCAAACAAGACACTTTCTCCCCCAATCCAAACTTGTTAAAGTTGTTTATTATCCTCTTCCACGTTTATTACTGAGGGAATGATTGAGCGAGTCAGCCAAAGGCTAACATTTCCCTGAAATACAGCCAGGTTCCAGTCCCCTCTCTTGTAATTATTCTCTTCAATGTCTTGGCGCTTATCCTTTATCCCAGGAAGCAAAgtaatggggtggggaggggtcctGCCCGGAACGAAGCAAGCGATGAGCTTACTGAATAGCACCCAAAACCAGCCAGTCTCGTGAGAGACCCAAGTCAGAGGATATGAATGTAAACTTTGCCCGCCTCTCTCAGCCCGTCTTTCTTACTCAGACAGTTTCCAAGCAGCTCGCTGATGGGGACGCAGTGCTCCGTTTCCAGCACAAACTGTACCACCTGTTCCCCTCCCCGCAGGTGGCTCTTCGCTGCCTCGCTTTTGACCGAGTCCAGGACAACTCCTCTGATGTCTTTGGGCTTCCCCGGCACACCAAAGATGATAAAGAGACCGAGGCAATCCTCTCCTATCAAGGTACAGAATTCTTCCAGCTTATCGAATCGACTCTTCTTCGAGGCAGACTCTCCCTTTACTCTCGATCCCAAACTGGGGGGGTCACAAGGCTTAGGTTCCACAAGAGGAAGAGCAGACATCCGTAGCGTCTGGACTGCCAGCTGAAGCCTTATCTGTTTGTCGGGACCCCAAAAGGTCCAGATCCAGTCTGCCCCAAACAGGGCGGCCTGGTGCTTCGTCATCTTGGTAGTGGTAAACCACTCATCAACTCCCTTTCCCTTGCAGAAAGTGATGAAGTGGATTAGGAAGATTTCATTCAGCGTGTTTGGAGCTGGGCAGAGCTTACTCAGGGGATCTTCAAAGCCAAGATACTCCTTTAGCTTCTGAGCTGCATAAATTGCAGCGCTGTTGAACACCTCAGAGACATTGAGAACTTCTTGGCTGTCTGTCAGAGTTAATTGTTGAGATGCAGTCTGCCCCATTTTCTCTGTACGCGATCAATATTGTTCCCAAATGTCTCAATGTGAAACTCGTTCAGAACGACTTCTTAGATTTCTGAGTTCTGCCACCACAGTCAATATGGTCACAGTTCTCCAAGCTTAAAGCGTCTCTGGCTTACCAGAGCATATATACCCACAGCTCAAACAAACACGGCCTCCTTATTTGCCAACAGGGTGTGTTCTGGTCACACTGGTTTTTAAGTTAGGGTGACCAACTTTCACACAAAGCACCTGCTCTTCTCTATGTTACAGCCACTCTAATGGTACAGGCAGTCCCTGACGCACTATGTAGTTGAGTTTCTATAAGCTGTACTTATTACCACCAGGGTGTTTTTAAAGTAacttgtatattttaaaatatatgtatattttaaaatgtcgGTAAGTTTATATGTCACATTTCCCACCCCCATAGCAAAGAGCCACTTTATAAAGATACTGACAATAAAAAGCATAATAATGTGGCAAAAAATAAGACATTCGACTTAACATCAGAATCAATTTACGGAGTCATTGAAACGGAACCCTGCCATAAGCCAGGAACTACCTATAACTGGTAATCTCTTTCAACATATAGTTCCTGTTTGcaaatttcactttttaaaaagttatttcttTAAAGACCTGTATGCCTCTTTCTTCAATCATTTTTCTCAATACGGAAGGTGGGTCTTTTCGGTTTGCTTTCCCTGTGTCCTCTCTGCCCTAGTCTGGCATTTCCTTCAGCTCCatctccattgtttcctttcataCAAAAATTTCTTAAAGGATTCAAATTTCCATCTGTTCATATATGATATGCTCTCTACTCAAATTCATGGGAGTTGGGGAATAGTAAATAGGTTGTGCTAATGTTGTCTGTATCAGAAATAAAGCCTGGCAGTTATTGTAAACAACCAAAAATTAAGTAATGGGCAATAAAAATGAGGCAATTTTCAGTtgactttatttccttttatatgGTAATACCTGCAGGGTATAATATTTTgtaaataaaatatatcatcAAAATTTTTTAAACCTTATCACACAGCATTATGTTACATTGTCCTGAATAAAGAGTATTTGGCATTTATAACAGTCTCCTGATGTTTTTAACCAGGTTCCAATAACAAATTGGGCTTTTGAAATAGTGACATAAATTCACATTAAAATCAAACACAAATACAGTGAACCTCCAATGCTGCTGCTGCTAGTTACCACTGACTTGATTCCAAATGATGGCCGCCTCCATGTGCAGACTAGAATTGCACGCTCTCCTCCTCTTGCCTGAAGCCTTTCTGAAGCAAATCACCAGCCCCTTTTCCAAAGCCAACAGGTATTAGCATCCAGTCACGCTGGCTATCCATAAACATGAGGGAGCTGCAAAAAGTGCATGGAAGAATTCCAGTATAATTCATCCCCTTTGTTCCCCACAAACTTCTTGGAATTCCCCAGTAGTAAATAGTATTCTGAGCTCTTTATCAAATAGATTTGTAATTTGGTGACAACTTCAAGGAACCATACATTAACCCTCAAAAACAATTTAGAACCAAGTCCATTTTATTGAAtggcccagccccaccccaattTGTGAAAACCTGTTTTATCCAGTTGGCTACCATGAGTAATTATGTAGTATTGAAAAAAAAGTCTTGTTTTTCTAGTATCtctaaaaataataaacatagtAGGAGTTTTTGCTACAGGTTTTTACTTTCTTTATGAAGAATATTTGGGCCCTGAACTATGGGAAAACATAAACCATGTTATTATCACAGAATAGCCATTATAAAACTTCTTTGCAGCCTTGTGGAGCTACTCAGCTTTCATTGCACCAGAAGGTCCCGTGAGCCACCTGTATTCCATTCAGCTCTGACGGCCCCATTCATTGACCGTCTGAGAGGGTGGCAATGGAAACACATCTTAGGCAGCTGTGAGCGTTTTGATGGAAGGATATAGTTCACAAAAAGGAGACCAATAAGCTTACTACTGTAACGATTTTAGATTTGTTTTTACTTTCCTTCCTTAGAAATTGGTCCTAGGAATTCTTTCGGAACCTATGAACGCATTTTAGTTCACAGCATTTGATTGTCCCGTGAATTCTTCCTTATGAGGTACAAGGATCCAACATTAAGGTTGAAACAAAAATAACTCAGTAATTCCGGTGTGTCGTCAGAAGGAGTAATTCATATACGCTGTTAGTGTGAATGCTCAGCATTATTGAAATTCAGTggtggagggggaaaggggaaaaataaaaacgCCACCTTGACCACTCCAGGAGACAGCTGGTGGAGGAAAATGTGATCATTGTTTCAAAGATATCTGCTCACTCTCTTCCTTATGTCACAAAATAAAACTCCTATAGTCTACGCACGgtttatgtacacatatttagaaAAACGTATAAAAATAAGACAGTAAGAGGCATGTGGTGGCGTGGCTGGCATTTGCTGGGCACACAATACTGACGGAAATGGATTCCCGCGAGCACACACACGGGTCCTGCCTAGCCGGCTGCTGCCAACGCTGCTGTGGCAACAGCATTCACGGCCCGGCTGCTGCTCCCCAAGTCTCCCAGGCTATGAAGGTGAGTGGAAGCTAAAATACTCCTTTAACAGCTACGCTTTAAATAGAGCACTTTTTTTTACATTAAATAgagaaagcaaaaccaaacaataataCTCTCATTTACCAGTGTCTCAGTTTTCATGGCAACTTGGGAATAGGTATGTTCCCCCCCACCCTTGTAGTTCCACTGCAAAATGAGAAGTTGAAACTACAAGTGATAGACCATCTGCTGTTTGCTGCATAGACTGCGCGTGCTGGAGAAATGACAGGAGAAGCCAGTAGAGACTAAAGGCTCCCAGCGCTCCTCAGCTGCTGCCGTCAAACGTTTGAGTCTTCATCCGTAATGCTGGCACTGGGGGAACGGGCCGCAAAGTCCCTGAACATGTCATCTTCCTTTAACATGTGCTGCAAGACAAGGAGACAAGGAGTCACACATGCTGCGGGCCAAGAAGGCAGAACAACACGTTTCCCAAAACGCATGCAGTCCTTTGGGTTTATTTTAAAACGGCGGACAGATGCAGTCTTAAGGGGAGGGTTCTAACAAACAGAGGCGTGGCCTCACGTTTCTGAGGCTACACGGCTGAATTCAGGGAaccagctctaagggaaggctgTCTCTTGTTCTCTCCCCGTTGGCTCGGGAGGAAAGTGCTGGTCTCCTCTCAGCATCGGCAGGCCCAGTGCTCCCTGGAGACCGCTAGGTGTCTACAGGGGCCTCAGTACACGGAGCACAGGGACCCCGGGTCCAGAGAATATGCTCCACTCCCAGTTCTTCTTTCTGGGTCACAGTCAGGTGTCCCTCTCGGTTCTATCCATTGATGTTTCTACGATGAAAGGTGATGCAGGCCACAACCCAGGAGACCCAGCTTACTTTGTGCAGGGCTAGCACTTGAGAAAGGTGTCATATCCCACCCTGATCCTCTTACAATTGATTAGCTCACACCatcgagggggtgggggggttgatcATCTAATAATTGCCAAATTACTTCCTTAAATAAGTGGCACACTACTGAGAACCGGTCAAGCGGACACATTTTTGGTGggcacacaactcaatccatgacAAATATGGTCAAAATCACTTTTCCTTTTACCAACTTACTGTCAGATTGTTGATGCCTTCAGAGAAAACGCCTATCTGCCTCACTGTTCCCTCTGAATCTTCCATCTGGATAGAACACACAGGACATGACATTTCCCTTGGACACTTTCAAGGAAAGCGTAGCAAAAGGAACAAGAATAATGCAAGCAGTAATGAGCGAGGTAGAGGCGACACTACCGTTAAGGAAAGTTTCCTTTCGGCATTGGAAtcagacattaaaaataaaaatacaagtgCCAAAATCAACATATGAGTATAAATGCCAAACCCTTCGCCATCTATGTAGCAGGGGAATGCTCACTCAGGCTGTGACAACAGCACCAAAGGAATGTTGATTAGAGGTGATGTACGGTCCCTGTGGCTTTGACCTGAAAAGGCCAGAAAGCATCACCTGTCCTCTCCCGATGTGTGTTAACAGATAAAGGACCTGCTACCctcgaggcaattctgactcatcatgactctaTCTAcggccagagtagagctgcccctgtgggtttccaaggctgtaaatcttcgtgGGCGCAGAAAGCatcatttttctctcatggaacagctagtgggtttgaaccattgaccttgtggttagcagcccaaggtgtaaaccactccgccaccagggatTCCCTAACACAGACAATATAGCATAGATAAACAGGGTACAGGCTTTGGAGGTGGGCTAGCAGGTTGGAATCTCAGTTTTTCTATCACCTCTGTCACCCAGGGCAAGTGACTTAACGTCTCTGTGCCGCTTTCCTTACCAATAAAATGAGAGCAGCAGTAATGTCTTTGTCTTAAATCTGCAGTGAACACTGGTGTATCTTAATGTAAGCGGCTGAGACATAGGATGTGCTCGCTACGTGGTCACTATTATTTAGGACTATCTCTAGGTTTGCAGATTAGGGCTTGGATGCCGGGAGAGCACTGCGACCGTGACACAGTGCCGCACTTACCTGCTCTAACCGGTCCAAATCGTCGTCGCCATACAGGCGGATGTCCATTCCTGGTTTAAACCCTTTCTTAGATGTGCTTCCTGACGTCTGCCCCAGTTCCATCGGACAGACATATTCTTCCCCGTCTTCCTGCTTCTTCTTCCTCAGATTCCCAAAATTGCCGAAGGCGAGTTTCTTTGGCTTTCAAAGGAAAGCAAACAAAGATATTCAAGGGTGAGCAGAATTCTTATGACCAAAATCCTGGCAAACCTGGCTCATCTTTTAAGGGAAAGGGGACTAAAGAGAGGGCCCTCAGACATAGACAGTGCAgcaaagccccacccccacccccaccccccaaacactGAGCACAGCGCTCAGGCCCACACTCCACAGCCTGGTGCAAAGCCCACGCTCTCTCAGTCCTACGTGAAGAGGCGATTCCAAGAGGGGACGGCAGGCCCCTTAGGACGGGAAGTCCCATTTGCTAGAACCAGATAAGGACAATGGAAGCCTGGAAGTAAGTTTTCCAAACTTGCTAGACATG
This genomic interval carries:
- the REP15 gene encoding rab15 effector protein; its protein translation is MGQTASQQLTLTDSQEVLNVSEVFNSAAIYAAQKLKEYLGFEDPLSKLCPAPNTLNEIFLIHFITFCKGKGVDEWFTTTKMTKHQAALFGADWIWTFWGPDKQIRLQLAVQTLRMSALPLVEPKPCDPPSLGSRVKGESASKKSRFDKLEEFCTLIGEDCLGLFIIFGVPGKPKDIRGVVLDSVKSEAAKSHLRGGEQVVQFVLETEHCVPISELLGNCLSKKDGLREAGKVYIHIL